In Sphingobacterium thalpophilum, a genomic segment contains:
- the rplJ gene encoding 50S ribosomal protein L10, producing MRKEEKQEIVLALAEQIKSYGNFYIADTADLTVEKINGIRRKCFEQGIEIKAVKNTLIKKALIEAGVDEEDIFGTLKGASTMLFSEVANAPAKLIKELRKAGDKPVLKAAYIEQTAFVGDNQLTALVNLKSKNELIADVIAALQSPAKNVISALQSGGNTVAGLVKALEERG from the coding sequence ATGAGAAAAGAAGAAAAACAAGAAATTGTTCTAGCTTTAGCCGAACAGATTAAATCTTACGGTAACTTTTACATTGCCGATACTGCTGATTTAACAGTTGAAAAAATAAATGGCATCCGTCGCAAATGTTTCGAGCAAGGTATCGAAATTAAAGCGGTAAAAAACACGTTGATCAAAAAAGCATTGATCGAAGCTGGTGTTGACGAAGAAGATATTTTTGGCACACTAAAAGGTGCTTCTACAATGTTATTTTCTGAAGTTGCAAATGCACCTGCAAAATTGATCAAAGAGCTTCGCAAAGCTGGTGACAAACCAGTATTGAAAGCTGCTTACATTGAGCAAACTGCATTCGTTGGAGATAATCAATTAACTGCATTAGTTAATCTTAAATCTAAAAACGAACTTATCGCTGATGTTATCGCTGCATTGCAATCGCCTGCGAAAAATGTTATTTCAGCTCTTCAATCTGGAGGAAATACTGTTGCTGGCTTAGTAAAAGCTTTAGAAGAAAGAGGTTAA
- the rplA gene encoding 50S ribosomal protein L1, producing MARLTKNQKAALSKIEAGKAYSLKEASALVKEISLTKFDASVDIDVRLGVDPRKANQMVRGIATLPHGTGKTVRVLVLCTPDKEEEAKTAGADYVGLDDYISKIEGGWTDVDIIITMPSVMAKVGKLGRILGPRNLMPNPKTGTVTTEVGKAVTDVKGGKIDFKVDKTGIIHTSIGKASFDADKIYDNALEVLQTLARLKPSAAKGTYFKSIHISSTMSPSIHIETKSVAGI from the coding sequence GTGGCTAGATTAACAAAAAATCAAAAAGCGGCACTATCCAAAATTGAAGCTGGTAAAGCATACTCTTTAAAAGAAGCTTCGGCTTTAGTTAAAGAAATCTCATTGACCAAATTTGATGCTTCTGTGGATATCGACGTTCGTTTGGGCGTAGATCCTCGTAAAGCAAATCAAATGGTTCGTGGTATTGCAACATTACCTCACGGTACTGGTAAAACTGTTCGTGTTTTAGTTTTATGTACTCCTGATAAGGAAGAAGAAGCTAAAACGGCAGGTGCAGACTACGTAGGTTTAGATGATTACATCAGCAAAATTGAAGGTGGTTGGACTGACGTTGATATCATTATTACTATGCCTAGTGTTATGGCTAAAGTTGGTAAATTGGGTCGTATTTTAGGTCCAAGAAACTTGATGCCTAACCCTAAAACTGGTACAGTTACAACAGAAGTTGGTAAAGCTGTAACAGATGTAAAAGGTGGTAAGATCGATTTCAAAGTTGACAAAACCGGTATCATCCATACTTCTATTGGTAAAGCGTCGTTCGATGCAGATAAGATATATGATAACGCACTAGAGGTATTACAAACTCTAGCTCGTTTGAAACCATCTGCAGCTAAAGGAACTTACTTTAAAAGTATTCACATTTCCTCAACTATGAGTCCTAGTATTCATATTGAGACTAAATCAGTAGCGGGTATTTAA
- the rplL gene encoding 50S ribosomal protein L7/L12 produces MADLKQLAEQLVNLTVKEVKELADILKDEYGIEPAAAAVAVAAAPAEGGAAAAEEKTSFDVILKEAGGQKLAVVKLVKDLAGLGLKEAKDLVDGAPKELKAGVSKDEAEALKKQLEEAGAVVEIK; encoded by the coding sequence ATGGCAGATTTAAAACAACTTGCTGAACAGTTAGTTAACTTAACAGTAAAAGAAGTTAAAGAATTAGCTGATATCTTAAAAGACGAGTATGGCATCGAGCCTGCTGCTGCTGCTGTTGCTGTAGCTGCTGCTCCAGCTGAAGGTGGTGCTGCTGCTGCAGAAGAGAAAACTTCATTTGACGTTATCTTGAAAGAAGCTGGTGGTCAAAAATTAGCTGTAGTTAAATTGGTTAAAGATTTAGCTGGATTAGGCTTGAAAGAAGCTAAAGATTTAGTTGACGGAGCACCTAAAGAATTAAAAGCTGGTGTATCTAAAGACGAAGCAGAAGCTTTGAAAAAACAATTAGAAGAAGCTGGTGCTGTTGTTGAGATTAAATAA